The proteins below come from a single uncultured delta proteobacterium genomic window:
- a CDS encoding conserved hypothetical protein (Evidence 4 : Homologs of previously reported genes of unknown function) — protein sequence MRNAFSPITLEDMNRYREFHAASGTRAADYSFTNIWGWADHYGLEWRFTDKLCWIRQTKPFVRDWAPMGWWKDVDWAATEEVASGKEFYRVPKPLRLLWEEQLPQGIDAEESRGQWDYLYKTEELAALSGNRFHKKKNLFNQYVKKYPDHAYLPLTIECVEAVLQMQEEWCDWHESPESDALKAENKAIFRVLSNWDRLPGLSGGFIADKGKVIAYTVGEQLTQDTLVIHFEKGDTEYKGIYQAINCFFARDNVERFALINREQDLDDEGLRKAKESYNPVDYVRKHTVRIK from the coding sequence ATGCGCAACGCTTTCTCCCCCATCACCCTTGAAGACATGAACAGATACCGCGAGTTCCACGCGGCCAGCGGCACCAGGGCCGCGGACTACAGCTTCACCAACATCTGGGGATGGGCGGACCATTACGGCCTGGAATGGCGGTTCACGGACAAGCTCTGCTGGATCCGCCAGACGAAACCCTTTGTCCGCGACTGGGCCCCCATGGGCTGGTGGAAGGACGTGGACTGGGCCGCCACCGAGGAGGTCGCCTCCGGCAAGGAGTTCTACCGGGTGCCGAAGCCGCTGCGCCTGCTGTGGGAAGAGCAGCTCCCACAGGGCATTGACGCCGAGGAATCGCGCGGGCAATGGGACTATCTCTACAAGACCGAGGAGCTGGCGGCGCTCTCCGGCAACCGGTTCCACAAAAAAAAGAACCTGTTCAACCAGTATGTGAAAAAGTACCCTGACCACGCCTACCTGCCCCTGACCATTGAATGCGTCGAGGCGGTTCTCCAGATGCAGGAGGAGTGGTGCGACTGGCATGAATCCCCGGAATCCGACGCGCTCAAGGCGGAGAACAAAGCCATTTTCCGCGTGCTCAGCAACTGGGACCGGTTGCCCGGCCTTTCCGGCGGGTTTATCGCCGATAAAGGCAAGGTTATCGCCTATACCGTTGGGGAACAGCTCACCCAGGATACGCTGGTTATCCATTTTGAAAAAGGCGACACGGAATACAAGGGGATATACCAGGCCATCAACTGCTTTTTCGCCCGCGACAACGTGGAGCGGTTTGCGCTGATTAACCGCGAGCAGGATTTGGATGACGAGGGGTTGCGCAAGGCGAAGGAGAGTTATAATCCGGTGGATTATGTCAGGAAGCATACGGTGCGGATTAAATAG